From the genome of Candidatus Zixiibacteriota bacterium, one region includes:
- a CDS encoding protein phosphatase CheZ, whose protein sequence is METRTLFTGSESTKNIQCDLRKLAESITQIVQGIKQAQEPLTESRKTVPQATEQLERVSRQTEDAAHRVLDMVEAITGREGTIDAQLKELRRALPATYFRNNSKVKRIIEQVRSCAESNQNDAYAIMDALQFQDITTQQIAHAIHMLEMVETRLHDVLMDLDGADRSEEREGSKRKLAFDPNASFSTDANRQNSIDELVDNMNRERGKK, encoded by the coding sequence ATGGAGACGCGTACGCTCTTTACCGGAAGCGAATCGACCAAGAACATTCAGTGCGACCTGCGCAAACTCGCCGAGTCGATTACGCAGATTGTCCAGGGAATCAAACAGGCGCAGGAGCCGCTGACGGAGTCGCGCAAGACGGTGCCGCAGGCCACGGAGCAGCTGGAACGAGTCAGCCGGCAGACGGAAGATGCCGCCCACCGCGTGCTCGACATGGTGGAGGCGATCACGGGGCGCGAAGGCACGATTGACGCGCAGCTCAAGGAGCTGCGGCGCGCCTTACCGGCGACGTACTTCCGCAACAACTCGAAGGTCAAGCGGATCATCGAGCAGGTGCGCAGTTGTGCCGAGAGCAACCAGAATGACGCCTACGCCATTATGGACGCCCTGCAGTTTCAGGATATCACGACCCAGCAGATCGCCCACGCCATCCACATGCTCGAGATGGTGGAGACACGCCTGCACGACGTGCTGATGGATCTGGACGGCGCCGATCGCTCGGAGGAACGGGAAGGCAGCAAACGCAAATTGGCGTTCGATCCGAATGCCAGTTTTTCGACTGACGCCAACCGACAGAACTCGATCGACGAGCTGGTGGACAACATGAATCGCGAACGAGGCAAGAAGTAG
- a CDS encoding SpoIIE family protein phosphatase, translated as MLSRIEDQIVLFERKLFDLESKLADQAAQLEDIARMGLMITSLIDLESVLAAMMEMAIRMVSGEVGSIMLIENERLQTRISWGVDDAVIAAIRMEDGRNIADWALATGEATILRELGEPASMHNRIESVIAVPVISKEKKIGVLVIVNKATGGEFDEEDRMRLQLLVRFAAVAIENASLIEEKLHAQKLEQELFLAHTVQHALLPAPSATFNRAIIEAAYIPAGQVGGDYYDIIKLTDDEFVVIVGDVTSKGVPAALLMAAVRSAFRLEAVRGRPVDQLITGLNQFLCEQVLRSENMFISVAYAHFNLAAGTCAYVNAGHLPPAHLQKESGQVREWRVGGTVLGQFADVTFKSETVELHAGDRILFYTDGVSESENQRGDLYGRQRVLHFLRNQSDAHPVQVTQRLMEELGVFRAGANRASLDDTTILAVEIR; from the coding sequence ATGTTGTCGCGAATCGAAGATCAGATTGTGCTGTTCGAACGCAAGTTATTTGATCTCGAATCCAAGCTTGCCGATCAAGCCGCGCAGTTGGAAGATATCGCGAGAATGGGGCTGATGATCACTTCGCTGATCGATCTGGAGAGCGTACTCGCGGCCATGATGGAGATGGCGATACGGATGGTGTCGGGCGAGGTCGGCAGCATCATGCTGATCGAGAACGAGCGCCTGCAGACGCGGATCTCGTGGGGGGTTGACGATGCCGTGATCGCGGCAATTCGCATGGAGGACGGACGCAATATTGCCGATTGGGCGTTGGCGACCGGCGAGGCCACGATTCTACGCGAGCTGGGAGAGCCGGCATCGATGCACAATCGGATCGAGTCGGTGATTGCGGTGCCGGTGATTTCGAAAGAGAAAAAGATCGGCGTGCTGGTCATCGTGAACAAGGCGACGGGCGGTGAATTTGACGAGGAAGACCGGATGCGCCTGCAGTTATTGGTGCGATTTGCCGCCGTGGCAATCGAGAACGCCTCGCTGATCGAAGAGAAATTGCATGCCCAGAAATTGGAGCAGGAGTTGTTCCTGGCGCACACGGTGCAGCACGCTTTGCTGCCGGCGCCATCGGCGACGTTCAATCGAGCGATCATTGAGGCCGCCTACATCCCGGCCGGTCAGGTCGGCGGCGACTATTACGACATCATCAAGCTGACCGACGACGAATTTGTCGTCATTGTCGGGGATGTGACGAGCAAGGGGGTCCCGGCGGCGCTGTTAATGGCGGCGGTGCGATCGGCCTTCCGACTGGAAGCGGTGCGGGGCCGACCGGTGGATCAGTTGATCACCGGCCTAAACCAGTTCTTGTGCGAACAGGTCTTGCGGTCGGAGAACATGTTCATCTCGGTGGCGTATGCCCATTTCAATCTGGCGGCCGGGACATGCGCCTACGTCAATGCCGGTCATCTGCCGCCGGCGCATCTGCAGAAAGAAAGCGGCCAAGTGCGGGAGTGGCGCGTGGGCGGCACGGTGCTCGGGCAATTCGCCGACGTCACATTCAAGAGCGAGACCGTGGAACTTCATGCCGGGGATCGAATCCTGTTTTACACGGACGGGGTCAGCGAAAGCGAGAACCAGCGGGGAGATCTGTACGGTCGCCAGCGTGTGCTGCATTTCCTGCGCAACCAGAGCGACGCGCACCCGGTGCAGGTCACGCAGCGCCTGATGGAGGAACTGGGAGTTTTTCGCGCCGGGGCCAATCGCGCGTCGCTGGACGATACCACCATTCTGGCCGTGGAGATCCGATGA
- a CDS encoding protein-glutamate O-methyltransferase CheR, giving the protein MFEETLQTSELSLEDFILFRDFIHEKSGIFFSENKKYLLENRLTKRMAALGIRSHRDYFYQVKYDTSLKEFNMLMNLVTTNETSFYRNPPQLTCFQEEVLPLIVNSRKRQGRKRLRIWSAGCSTGEEPYTIAMILLEAFGDLAGWNVEIIANDISEQVLHAARTGVYTEMALRTTPPEIVRKYFTQEGPSYIVKDAVKRLVTFSHLNLTDQRRMSLMSEMDFVFCRNVMIYFSDDVKRQIVRDFYGALVPGGYLFIGHAESLHGISKSFKLIYFKNGLVYHKEAAPTAAAREAATAETTAVGAPATSRAAATAASAGAATAATHEATMDKLRKIQELLSSARKKT; this is encoded by the coding sequence ATGTTCGAAGAGACTCTGCAGACCTCAGAGTTGAGCCTGGAAGACTTCATCCTCTTCCGTGACTTCATCCACGAAAAATCGGGCATCTTCTTCTCGGAGAACAAGAAGTATCTCCTGGAGAACCGCCTGACCAAGCGGATGGCGGCGCTCGGCATCCGCTCGCACCGCGATTATTTCTATCAGGTCAAGTACGACACCAGCCTGAAAGAATTCAACATGCTGATGAATCTCGTGACGACCAACGAGACCTCGTTCTACCGCAATCCGCCGCAGTTGACCTGTTTCCAGGAGGAAGTGCTGCCCTTGATTGTCAACAGCCGCAAGCGCCAGGGGCGGAAGCGTTTGCGCATCTGGTCGGCCGGTTGCTCCACCGGAGAAGAGCCATATACGATCGCCATGATTCTGCTGGAGGCGTTCGGCGATCTTGCCGGCTGGAACGTCGAGATCATCGCCAACGACATTTCCGAGCAGGTGCTGCATGCGGCGCGCACCGGCGTGTACACCGAGATGGCCTTACGAACGACACCGCCGGAAATCGTGCGGAAGTATTTCACCCAGGAAGGCCCGTCGTACATCGTCAAGGATGCGGTGAAGCGGCTGGTCACGTTCAGTCATCTGAACCTCACCGACCAGCGGCGGATGTCGCTGATGTCCGAGATGGACTTCGTGTTTTGCCGCAACGTCATGATCTACTTTTCCGACGACGTCAAGCGCCAGATCGTGCGCGACTTTTACGGGGCGCTGGTGCCGGGGGGGTACCTGTTCATCGGCCATGCCGAGTCGTTGCACGGCATCAGCAAGTCGTTCAAACTGATCTACTTCAAGAACGGTCTGGTTTATCACAAGGAGGCGGCGCCGACTGCGGCGGCGCGCGAAGCAGCGACGGCAGAGACCACTGCGGTGGGGGCGCCCGCAACCAGCCGGGCGGCGGCTACGGCGGCGAGCGCGGGCGCTGCTACGGCCGCGACGCATGAAGCGACGATGGATAAGCTGCGCAAGATTCAGGAATTGTTAAGCAGTGCCAGGAAGAAAACATGA
- a CDS encoding response regulator has product MEQHKILVVDDELLIRDLLYDFFAEKDCLIMTANDVNEALELLEKNSDFDVVLTDLKMDGEDGLSFVDKIRAESPQLPVIVMTGYPSVESAVEALRKRVYDYIIKPFNINRLYATVRAASEEHRQSKRQTTQVQKVYV; this is encoded by the coding sequence ATGGAACAACATAAAATCCTCGTGGTCGACGACGAGCTGCTCATTCGCGATCTGCTGTATGATTTCTTCGCCGAGAAGGACTGCCTGATCATGACCGCGAACGACGTCAATGAAGCGCTGGAGCTGCTGGAAAAGAACAGTGATTTCGACGTGGTTCTGACCGACCTCAAGATGGACGGTGAGGACGGCCTGAGTTTCGTTGACAAGATTCGCGCCGAATCTCCGCAGTTGCCGGTGATTGTCATGACCGGCTATCCGTCGGTGGAGTCGGCGGTGGAAGCGCTGCGCAAGCGGGTCTATGACTACATTATCAAGCCCTTCAATATCAACCGTCTCTATGCCACCGTCCGGGCGGCATCGGAAGAACATCGTCAATCCAAACGCCAGACGACACAGGTACAGAAGGTATATGTATAA
- a CDS encoding ATP-binding protein: MSGQLSYAIHSREENFNQVYQVIAEVVEALGLTGAEKYRFAVCVSEAFTNAFYHGNHGDPGKTIQLRFRWDERGLEFAIEDEGQGRLEDVDLRLDLKDVNPEKTGGRGVAIMRGYADRIAVEEKAGGGLRFTLSWRLRPEAQSVEGS, encoded by the coding sequence ATGAGCGGTCAGTTATCGTACGCGATTCATTCGCGCGAGGAGAACTTCAACCAGGTTTATCAGGTGATCGCGGAGGTGGTGGAGGCGCTCGGCCTGACGGGCGCCGAGAAGTACCGCTTCGCCGTGTGTGTTTCAGAAGCGTTCACTAATGCGTTCTACCACGGCAATCACGGTGATCCGGGCAAAACGATCCAGCTGCGCTTCCGCTGGGACGAGCGCGGCCTGGAATTCGCGATCGAGGACGAGGGCCAGGGGCGGCTGGAGGATGTCGATCTCCGGTTGGACTTGAAGGACGTAAATCCCGAAAAAACCGGCGGCCGCGGTGTGGCCATCATGCGCGGATATGCCGATAGAATTGCCGTAGAGGAAAAAGCCGGCGGCGGATTGCGCTTCACTCTTTCGTGGCGGTTGCGTCCCGAGGCGCAGTCGGTTGAAGGTAGCTGA
- a CDS encoding response regulator — MTTQNKIRMLVVDDSAFMRKAIQMMVADDPGIEIIGQAANGKDAIERVLELRPDLVTMDIEMPQMDGLAALRQIMEKHPTPVIMVSSLTSEGAKITLDALDLGAVDFIPKQQSFVSLDIVKIKADLIAKIHHIYTRRRTLMAQYALRKG, encoded by the coding sequence ATGACGACTCAAAACAAGATCCGCATGTTGGTCGTAGACGACTCGGCATTCATGCGCAAAGCGATCCAGATGATGGTCGCCGATGATCCCGGAATCGAAATCATCGGCCAGGCGGCGAACGGGAAGGACGCGATCGAGCGCGTGCTGGAGTTGCGCCCCGACCTGGTGACAATGGATATCGAGATGCCGCAGATGGACGGGCTGGCCGCGCTGCGCCAGATCATGGAGAAGCATCCGACGCCGGTGATCATGGTGTCGTCGTTAACCTCGGAAGGCGCCAAGATCACGCTTGATGCGCTCGATCTCGGCGCGGTCGACTTTATCCCGAAGCAGCAATCGTTCGTTTCGCTCGACATCGTCAAAATCAAGGCGGATTTGATTGCCAAAATTCATCATATCTACACGCGGCGGCGCACGCTCATGGCGCAGTACGCCCTGCGCAAAGG
- a CDS encoding response regulator, with protein MYKRILIVDDEVFVRELLAELLAQAGYEVHTAANQLDTIRLLESTEYHAALVDLRIPGVSGGELLHLIRRLNGDVSIIVMTGHPTVDTAIEALRLGARDYIVKPFRLKEVERTVQDAVQEYHNRQNLRQLKERVVELETRLANMNQREKRGKLAVLRATESIGTLPELCDQSEDEIDSGLPAEPALAAKNRLRSAERRTLLSSSS; from the coding sequence ATGTATAAGCGTATTTTGATTGTGGACGATGAAGTCTTCGTCCGGGAGCTGCTGGCAGAATTGCTGGCGCAGGCGGGCTATGAAGTCCATACCGCGGCCAATCAACTGGACACGATCCGCCTGCTGGAGAGCACCGAATATCACGCCGCCCTGGTTGACCTGCGCATTCCCGGCGTCAGCGGCGGGGAGTTGCTGCACCTGATCCGGCGCCTCAACGGCGACGTTTCGATCATCGTGATGACGGGTCATCCGACCGTCGACACGGCGATCGAGGCGTTGCGGCTGGGCGCGCGCGACTACATCGTCAAGCCGTTCCGGCTGAAAGAGGTGGAGCGCACTGTGCAGGACGCCGTGCAGGAGTACCACAATCGCCAGAATTTGCGCCAGCTGAAGGAGCGCGTCGTCGAACTCGAGACGCGCCTGGCCAACATGAATCAACGCGAGAAGCGCGGCAAGCTGGCCGTATTGCGGGCGACGGAGTCGATCGGCACGCTGCCGGAGCTGTGCGATCAGTCGGAGGACGAAATTGACAGCGGACTTCCGGCCGAACCGGCGCTGGCCGCCAAGAACCGGCTGCGCTCCGCGGAACGCCGCACGCTGCTGTCGAGCAGCTCGTAA
- a CDS encoding HEAT repeat domain-containing protein, which produces MALEDGVLDRAITGLTSGDPTEREQAIELLRDCSDEDAVAALVSAIEDSDKGVRERVAEALISRRSPHAPQFLCQYLSSPEISQRNLASEVLAAFGVAAIPALLDCIESDDHDVRKFAVDTLGVIGDSSAVTALIDRLDDGNENVVCSAAEALGRVGDSVAVTPLIQAYDRHPYARPQVVEALGVIADHKALSLLIRALRSDDPVLVFTAVEAMGNLRTRAVEPFLREQLASTNEALHEAVVSALIKVAHATDHSILDNLPAAQLQQCLIKAIRTGDRETKLFALEELRSWDAPASVSVLLDALNDADEEVAERAKDLLSKAAIAATDKIADALRKASPAISCHLLDTIAATGNSRFVPEVARLKDHADDAVRERVALVLGRIGDRDILELLVQLSEDPVYHVRSAALKAIGWIGAETVIDRVFAALDDEYSDVQQAALGALVLSGGPAAIDRFRNGLEAADSRRQILAAQALGWIGEMAVIEPLLDALNHPEAQVRKSAVESLGRIADATVVPQIRVLLNDEEPDVRKAAIDSIIALTGNESWKVIVTMLDDEDVWVRFHAINGLGRIANPATLEELLPFLGCENDVLRVAAAKALARLHDKRALPFLKGSVRDKNPDVVGAVSRAIDELEALADGTT; this is translated from the coding sequence ATGGCACTGGAGGACGGCGTTCTTGATCGCGCAATCACCGGCTTAACCAGCGGCGATCCGACCGAACGCGAGCAGGCAATTGAGTTGTTGCGCGACTGCAGCGATGAAGACGCGGTAGCCGCGCTGGTTTCGGCCATCGAGGATTCCGACAAGGGGGTCCGCGAGCGCGTGGCCGAGGCCTTGATTTCCCGCCGCTCGCCGCACGCCCCACAATTCCTCTGTCAGTATCTGTCCAGTCCCGAGATTTCGCAGCGCAACCTCGCCTCCGAAGTGCTGGCCGCCTTTGGCGTCGCCGCGATCCCGGCGTTGCTCGATTGCATCGAGTCGGACGATCACGATGTGCGCAAGTTCGCCGTCGACACTCTCGGCGTCATCGGCGATTCGTCGGCCGTGACGGCGTTGATCGACCGGCTGGATGACGGCAACGAGAACGTCGTTTGCTCGGCGGCGGAAGCGTTGGGCCGGGTCGGCGACAGCGTGGCCGTCACGCCATTAATCCAGGCGTACGACCGGCATCCCTACGCGCGGCCGCAAGTGGTGGAAGCATTGGGCGTCATCGCCGACCACAAGGCGTTGTCGCTGCTGATTCGCGCGCTGCGTTCGGACGACCCGGTGCTGGTGTTTACCGCCGTGGAGGCGATGGGTAATCTCCGGACGCGCGCGGTAGAACCGTTCCTGCGCGAGCAACTCGCCAGCACGAACGAAGCGCTGCACGAGGCCGTGGTGAGCGCGCTGATCAAAGTGGCGCATGCCACCGATCACTCGATTCTCGATAATCTCCCGGCCGCGCAGTTGCAGCAGTGCCTGATCAAGGCGATCCGCACCGGTGACCGCGAGACCAAGCTGTTTGCGCTGGAAGAATTACGTTCGTGGGATGCGCCAGCTTCGGTCAGCGTCCTGCTCGATGCGCTCAATGATGCCGACGAGGAAGTGGCAGAGCGGGCCAAAGACCTGCTCAGCAAGGCCGCAATTGCCGCGACCGACAAAATCGCCGATGCACTGCGCAAGGCGAGTCCAGCGATCAGCTGTCATCTGTTGGACACGATTGCGGCGACCGGCAATTCGCGCTTCGTCCCGGAAGTTGCGCGCCTGAAGGATCATGCGGATGACGCCGTGCGCGAGCGTGTGGCGTTGGTGTTAGGCCGGATCGGCGATCGCGACATTCTGGAGCTGCTGGTGCAATTGAGCGAAGATCCGGTGTACCACGTTCGCTCGGCGGCGCTCAAGGCCATCGGCTGGATCGGCGCCGAAACGGTGATCGACCGGGTGTTTGCAGCGCTGGATGACGAATATTCCGACGTGCAGCAGGCGGCGCTGGGCGCGCTGGTGCTGAGCGGCGGGCCGGCGGCGATCGATCGCTTCCGCAACGGTCTGGAAGCTGCCGATTCACGGCGGCAGATTTTGGCGGCGCAGGCCCTGGGTTGGATCGGCGAAATGGCCGTGATCGAGCCACTGTTGGACGCGCTCAATCATCCGGAAGCGCAGGTCCGCAAGTCGGCGGTCGAGTCGCTGGGACGCATCGCCGACGCGACGGTGGTGCCGCAAATCCGCGTGCTGCTGAATGACGAGGAGCCAGATGTGCGGAAGGCAGCGATCGACTCCATCATCGCGCTGACGGGCAATGAGTCGTGGAAGGTGATTGTGACGATGCTCGACGACGAGGATGTCTGGGTGCGTTTCCACGCCATCAACGGGCTGGGGCGCATCGCAAATCCGGCGACGCTGGAGGAACTGCTGCCGTTCCTGGGTTGTGAAAACGATGTTCTGCGCGTTGCCGCCGCCAAGGCGCTCGCGCGGCTTCACGATAAGAGGGCACTGCCATTCCTGAAAGGATCGGTGCGCGACAAGAACCCCGATGTCGTCGGCGCAGTCAGCCGGGCGATCGATGAACTGGAGGCGTTAGCCGATGGAACAACATAA
- a CDS encoding response regulator, whose protein sequence is MPELKILAVDDSPTMRRIIVNTLKRAGFNDVAEASDGKDALAKMKVDRYDFIITDWNMPEMDGLAFVTQMRNSDEFRELPVLMVTTRSVKEDIIEAMKAGVNNYIVKPFTPETLSEKIGQVLKSVGKG, encoded by the coding sequence ATGCCGGAGCTGAAGATTCTCGCCGTTGACGATTCGCCGACGATGCGGCGCATCATCGTCAACACGCTCAAGCGGGCGGGATTTAACGACGTGGCGGAAGCCAGCGATGGGAAGGATGCGCTGGCCAAGATGAAGGTCGACCGATACGATTTCATCATCACCGATTGGAATATGCCGGAGATGGACGGGCTGGCGTTCGTGACGCAGATGCGCAATTCGGACGAGTTTCGCGAATTGCCGGTGTTGATGGTCACGACGCGCTCGGTCAAGGAAGACATCATCGAGGCGATGAAGGCCGGCGTCAACAATTACATCGTGAAACCGTTTACCCCGGAAACGTTGAGTGAAAAAATCGGGCAGGTCCTCAAATCCGTAGGAAAGGGTTGA
- a CDS encoding response regulator, with the protein MGRKVLVVDDSPTIIKFVAFSLKSNGFEVISAADGMDALEKLSHLEAGVDLVITDLNMPNVDGYELIATLRQNPRFRKLPIIILSSEESEQDKVKGRQAGADAYLVKPFKSTALLETIGKLLGNRTPQTSHTTR; encoded by the coding sequence ATGGGACGCAAAGTACTGGTGGTTGACGACTCTCCGACCATCATCAAGTTTGTCGCGTTCAGCCTCAAGTCGAACGGCTTTGAGGTGATCAGTGCCGCCGACGGGATGGACGCGCTGGAGAAGCTCTCGCACCTGGAGGCGGGGGTTGATCTGGTCATCACCGATCTCAACATGCCTAATGTCGACGGTTATGAACTGATCGCAACCCTGCGGCAGAACCCGCGGTTTCGCAAGCTGCCGATCATCATTCTCTCCTCCGAGGAGAGTGAGCAGGACAAGGTCAAGGGCCGGCAAGCCGGCGCCGACGCCTACCTGGTCAAGCCGTTCAAATCGACAGCGCTGCTGGAGACCATCGGCAAGCTGTTAGGCAACCGGACACCGCAGACAAGTCACACTACGAGATAA
- a CDS encoding chemotaxis protein CheA has protein sequence MADHGVALDDMREIIDEFMIEADEIISKLDEDMVKLEKRSDDLDLLNEIFRGAHTIKGTSGFLGFDRVSELTHKMEDVLNKLRKGELRTNAAIMDVLLESIDTLKVLLDDVRQGRESTIDLSAVKAKLIAIDQGQVPEIPAPAASKSTGKKNGKGKKAKAAAGSAAAATVSEPVPPIPVEAVEEESPEPEPAADTASVPTVGRGALELKRGADQTIRVDVNRLDSLMNIMSELVLGRNALLQFASKASLRFEGDELFEELNQTATQINFITTELQMSVMKMRMLPIGKVFNKFPRVVRDLARQLNKEVELTIHGEETELDKSVIEEIGDPLVHLVRNAVDHGIELPDVRERSGKPRQGTIKLSASQEGSNIVIRISDDGAGLDVDRIREKAAEKKLGTAEEIQRMSDRDIFSFIFHPGFSTAKVISDVSGRGVGMDVVRTNIEKLKGLIDIESARGQGTAIVIKLPLTLAIVQGLLVETGSELFILPLASVSETVKITRDEIHSINQREVIRLRDAVLPIVDLATTFFKKQETRAFAGRQNAYVVVLGLADRRLGLVVERLLGQEEVVIKPLGELLGQTPGIAGATIMGDGRVRLIVDPVGIFSMVK, from the coding sequence ATGGCTGATCACGGCGTCGCACTCGATGACATGCGGGAAATCATCGATGAGTTCATGATCGAGGCGGATGAGATCATTTCCAAGCTGGACGAAGACATGGTCAAGCTGGAGAAACGCTCCGACGATCTGGACTTGCTTAACGAGATCTTCCGCGGGGCGCACACGATCAAGGGGACTTCCGGATTTCTCGGCTTTGACAGAGTTTCCGAGCTGACGCACAAGATGGAAGACGTGCTGAACAAGCTACGCAAGGGCGAGCTGCGCACCAACGCCGCCATCATGGATGTCCTGCTCGAATCGATCGACACGCTCAAGGTGTTGCTTGACGACGTGCGCCAGGGGCGCGAATCAACGATCGACTTGTCGGCGGTCAAGGCAAAGCTGATCGCTATTGATCAGGGCCAGGTTCCGGAAATACCGGCGCCGGCGGCAAGCAAGTCGACCGGCAAGAAGAACGGCAAGGGCAAGAAAGCCAAGGCGGCGGCTGGGTCTGCGGCGGCGGCGACGGTGAGCGAACCGGTTCCGCCAATCCCGGTCGAGGCGGTGGAAGAAGAAAGCCCAGAACCGGAGCCGGCGGCGGACACCGCAAGTGTCCCGACCGTGGGACGGGGCGCACTCGAACTCAAGCGCGGGGCCGATCAGACAATTCGCGTTGACGTCAACCGCCTGGACAGCCTGATGAACATCATGAGCGAACTGGTGCTGGGGCGGAATGCGTTGTTGCAATTCGCCAGCAAGGCATCGCTGCGTTTCGAGGGCGACGAGTTGTTCGAAGAGCTGAATCAGACGGCGACGCAGATCAATTTCATTACGACCGAATTACAGATGTCGGTCATGAAGATGCGGATGTTGCCGATCGGCAAGGTCTTCAACAAGTTTCCGCGCGTCGTCCGCGACCTTGCCCGCCAGCTGAACAAGGAAGTCGAATTGACGATCCACGGCGAGGAAACCGAGCTGGACAAGTCGGTGATCGAGGAAATCGGCGACCCCCTCGTCCATTTGGTGCGCAATGCCGTCGACCACGGCATCGAGTTGCCGGATGTCCGGGAGCGATCGGGGAAGCCGCGCCAGGGCACGATCAAGCTGAGCGCGAGCCAGGAAGGTTCGAATATCGTCATTCGGATTTCCGACGACGGCGCCGGCCTGGATGTTGATCGTATCCGCGAAAAGGCGGCGGAAAAGAAATTGGGCACCGCGGAGGAAATTCAGCGGATGAGCGACCGGGACATCTTTTCGTTCATTTTTCATCCCGGGTTTTCCACGGCCAAGGTGATCTCCGACGTTTCCGGCCGCGGTGTGGGCATGGATGTCGTTCGCACCAATATCGAGAAGCTGAAGGGGCTGATCGACATCGAGTCCGCGCGCGGGCAGGGAACGGCGATTGTCATCAAGCTGCCGCTGACGCTGGCGATTGTGCAGGGGCTGCTGGTGGAGACCGGCAGCGAGTTGTTTATCCTGCCGCTGGCGTCGGTATCGGAAACCGTCAAGATCACGCGGGATGAGATTCACTCGATTAATCAGCGGGAAGTCATCCGCCTGCGCGATGCAGTCCTGCCGATCGTCGATTTGGCGACCACATTCTTCAAGAAGCAGGAGACGCGGGCATTTGCCGGGCGCCAGAACGCTTACGTAGTTGTCCTCGGACTGGCCGACCGCCGTCTGGGTCTGGTGGTCGAGCGGCTGCTTGGCCAGGAGGAAGTGGTGATCAAGCCGCTGGGAGAACTGCTCGGGCAGACGCCGGGAATTGCGGGGGCGACAATCATGGGGGATGGCCGGGTCCGGCTAATCGTTGATCCGGTCGGAATTTTCTCGATGGTGAAGTAA
- a CDS encoding STAS domain-containing protein — translation MEIRVTEHVDFVTLSLKGRLDITSSSTLKDDVLRHVQQGRRQLILNLGQVDFINSSGLGTLVSILKEVRLAKGRLVLSNLASYVKEIFEITQLSNIFEIFDSEAEAQEVFMTPARVTG, via the coding sequence ATGGAAATTCGTGTGACCGAACATGTAGATTTTGTGACGTTGAGTCTGAAGGGGCGCCTGGACATTACCAGTTCGTCCACGCTCAAAGACGACGTCTTGCGGCATGTTCAGCAGGGCCGGCGCCAGCTCATTCTGAATCTCGGACAGGTGGATTTCATCAATAGTTCCGGCCTGGGGACGTTGGTGTCGATCTTGAAGGAAGTGCGATTGGCGAAGGGGCGGCTGGTGCTTTCGAATCTGGCCAGCTACGTGAAGGAGATTTTCGAGATCACGCAGTTATCGAACATCTTCGAGATTTTTGACTCGGAAGCCGAAGCGCAGGAAGTTTTCATGACTCCGGCCCGGGTGACCGGCTAA